One genomic window of Halovivax cerinus includes the following:
- a CDS encoding pyridoxamine 5'-phosphate oxidase family protein, with amino-acid sequence MTEFRGPWTAGDVENFLQETTIPIRLATTRPDDSLWVVTLWYRYRDGAFECATQADADVVGFLRNEPSVAVDVSTNRVPYRGIRGNGTATISTDGARETLRDLVVRYLGDTDSSLAKRLLDDEREEVRIQIEPATVYSWDYGARMRDVSTADAD; translated from the coding sequence ATGACCGAATTCCGCGGACCGTGGACAGCGGGCGATGTGGAGAACTTCCTGCAGGAGACGACGATCCCGATCCGGCTAGCCACCACCCGGCCGGACGACTCGCTGTGGGTCGTCACGTTGTGGTATCGCTACCGCGACGGCGCGTTCGAGTGTGCGACGCAAGCCGACGCGGACGTCGTGGGCTTTCTGCGCAATGAGCCGTCGGTGGCCGTCGACGTCTCGACGAATCGGGTTCCGTACCGCGGAATCAGAGGCAACGGAACCGCGACCATCTCGACGGACGGGGCGAGGGAGACGCTTCGTGACCTCGTGGTGCGCTATCTCGGTGACACCGACTCGTCGCTCGCGAAGCGATTGCTCGACGACGAGCGCGAAGAGGTCCGAATCCAGATCGAGCCGGCGACCGTCTACAGCTGGGACTACGGTGCGCGGATGCGCGACGTCTCGACCGCCGACGCGGACTGA
- a CDS encoding Mur ligase family protein, whose protein sequence is MRCIAVTGTNGKTTTTTFCRQLLTRDDHRAASFGSLGLVRPSGRQADPSVAVGPRALSDFLTRLTAEGMDTVALEAHSRALSGVTYDHVDVDVAVFTNLARDHLDVHDDMATYFEAKRSLFTESLVDDGTAVINVDDDRAPQLLDCCRDRGVDVMTYGRDADADVSIRGTAPSSRGVTVDLSVDGQQCSVALDVVGDVMVENACAAVAAVRATGREVTEILDDLGDLQPPPGRLERVGMHRGVELFVDYAHTPAALRAVLESFEARSTGDLVVVFGCGGNRDRGKRREMGAVAAECADRAVVTDDNPRSEDPATIRQAILTGCPDARECGSRKRAIELAVSAATAGDIIVVAGKGHERQQVCGTETVAFSDHDVLREVMESRPDRVGE, encoded by the coding sequence ATGAGGTGCATCGCCGTCACCGGCACGAACGGGAAAACGACGACGACAACGTTCTGCCGTCAGTTGCTCACCCGCGACGACCATCGGGCCGCGAGTTTCGGCAGTCTCGGCCTCGTTCGGCCGTCGGGCCGCCAGGCAGATCCATCCGTCGCGGTCGGCCCACGGGCGCTTTCAGATTTTCTGACACGCCTCACCGCGGAGGGCATGGACACCGTGGCGCTGGAGGCCCACAGCAGGGCACTCTCCGGCGTGACGTACGACCACGTCGACGTGGACGTGGCCGTCTTCACGAATCTCGCTCGCGATCACCTCGACGTTCACGATGATATGGCGACGTACTTCGAGGCGAAACGCTCACTGTTTACCGAGTCCCTCGTCGACGACGGTACTGCCGTCATCAACGTCGACGACGATCGGGCACCGCAACTCCTCGACTGTTGTCGGGACCGTGGCGTCGACGTGATGACCTACGGGCGGGACGCCGATGCCGATGTCTCGATTCGCGGGACAGCCCCTTCGTCGAGGGGTGTCACCGTAGACCTATCGGTCGACGGGCAACAGTGCTCCGTCGCGCTTGACGTGGTGGGGGACGTCATGGTCGAGAACGCGTGTGCTGCGGTCGCAGCCGTACGCGCGACCGGCCGGGAGGTCACGGAGATACTCGACGACCTCGGCGACCTGCAGCCACCACCTGGCCGCCTCGAGCGCGTCGGGATGCATCGGGGCGTCGAACTGTTCGTCGACTACGCCCACACGCCCGCCGCGCTCCGGGCCGTTCTCGAGAGCTTCGAGGCGCGATCGACGGGTGATCTCGTCGTCGTCTTCGGGTGTGGTGGGAACCGTGACAGGGGCAAACGGCGTGAGATGGGCGCAGTCGCGGCCGAGTGTGCTGACCGCGCGGTCGTGACCGACGACAATCCGCGGTCGGAGGATCCCGCGACGATACGACAAGCAATTCTCACCGGCTGTCCGGACGCTCGGGAGTGTGGCTCGCGCAAGCGAGCGATCGAACTGGCCGTCTCGGCGGCGACGGCGGGAGATATCATCGTCGTCGCTGGGAAGGGCCACGAGCGCCAGCAGGTCTGCGGAACCGAGACCGTGGCGTTCTCGGACCACGACGTGCTTCGGGAGGTGATGGAGTCGCGTCCTGACCGAGTAGGAGAGTAA
- a CDS encoding FG-GAP repeat protein: MFSQTNGSWVRRQTLHPDPGADRFGTAVALDGETAAVGARRRGESSTVPVGEVTLFERSGGDWSRQTTLQSPASEPSDEFGTTLALDGDTLLVGAPTESNDRGDNAGAVHVFTRTRGRWRHRQTLVAPEPVADDQFGTTLALDDDVAMVGRRGRASPAFLTRTDGRWHEQGTPTPDDHRRSRTAVALDGTRALVGVAGSPDSASGVVTVFDA, translated from the coding sequence ATGTTCTCGCAAACCAACGGGTCGTGGGTTCGACGACAGACGCTGCATCCGGACCCGGGTGCAGACCGGTTCGGGACAGCCGTCGCACTCGACGGTGAGACGGCCGCCGTCGGTGCTCGACGCCGCGGGGAGTCGTCCACAGTACCGGTCGGCGAGGTGACCCTGTTCGAGCGCAGCGGCGGGGATTGGTCTCGCCAGACCACGCTTCAGTCACCGGCGTCTGAGCCGAGTGACGAGTTCGGGACGACACTCGCCCTCGACGGCGACACGCTCCTCGTCGGCGCGCCTACGGAGTCGAACGACCGGGGAGACAATGCGGGCGCGGTCCACGTCTTCACTCGGACCCGTGGGCGATGGCGACACCGACAGACGCTGGTGGCACCCGAACCTGTGGCCGACGACCAGTTCGGCACGACGCTCGCGCTGGACGACGACGTTGCGATGGTGGGCCGGCGGGGACGAGCCAGTCCGGCCTTCCTCACCCGGACGGACGGCCGGTGGCACGAGCAAGGGACGCCGACGCCTGACGACCACAGGCGAAGCCGGACTGCGGTCGCACTCGACGGTACTCGCGCGCTCGTCGGTGTCGCTGGCAGTCCGGATTCGGCGAGCGGAGTAGTGACGGTGTTCGACGCATGA
- a CDS encoding ABC transporter ATP-binding protein, with the protein MARVRLENVTKRYEDVTAVDDVSLAVEDGEFVTFVGPSGCGKSTTMETVAGLTQPTEGSVYIGDREVTTLAPKDRGVAMVFQNIALFPHMNVFENISFGLRLRKYDDEEIDRRVERAAEIVELEGMLERMPDELSGGQRQRVAIARALVRNPDVFLMDEPLANLDAKLRVHMRTELQRLHRELDATIIYVTHDQAEAMTMSNRIAVLNEGKLQQIAAPLTCYNEPTNLFVAGFIGSPSMNFVEGTVVADGLETKNFDVRFDPETIPGVSVGDTVTMGVRPEDVHLSGEADALADPTDGIDARTDVIEPMGDEIFVYLLLAEDVTGTMAGDATSSPDQLLMSVTPDTELAADQSVDVVLDRSQIHLFDAASGDALVHGLTEFDSGGGDTGRAGTQADS; encoded by the coding sequence ATGGCACGCGTACGACTCGAGAACGTCACGAAACGCTACGAGGACGTCACCGCCGTCGACGACGTCAGCCTGGCGGTCGAGGACGGCGAATTCGTCACGTTCGTCGGGCCGTCGGGCTGTGGCAAGTCGACGACGATGGAGACGGTCGCCGGACTGACCCAGCCGACCGAGGGCAGCGTCTACATCGGCGACCGCGAGGTGACGACCCTCGCACCCAAAGACCGTGGCGTCGCGATGGTCTTTCAGAACATCGCCCTGTTCCCGCACATGAACGTCTTCGAGAACATCTCCTTCGGCCTCCGGCTCAGAAAGTACGACGACGAGGAGATCGACCGCCGCGTCGAGCGGGCCGCAGAGATCGTCGAACTCGAGGGGATGCTAGAGCGGATGCCGGACGAACTCTCGGGTGGCCAGCGCCAGCGGGTGGCCATCGCCCGGGCGCTCGTGCGCAACCCGGATGTCTTCCTGATGGACGAGCCGCTGGCCAATCTCGACGCGAAACTCCGGGTCCACATGCGAACGGAACTCCAGCGGCTCCACCGCGAGCTCGACGCGACGATCATCTACGTCACGCACGACCAGGCCGAGGCGATGACGATGTCGAACCGGATCGCGGTACTGAACGAGGGCAAACTCCAGCAGATCGCCGCGCCACTCACCTGCTACAACGAGCCGACGAACCTGTTCGTCGCGGGCTTCATCGGCTCGCCCTCGATGAACTTCGTCGAGGGGACGGTCGTCGCCGACGGACTCGAGACGAAGAACTTCGACGTCCGCTTCGATCCCGAGACGATTCCCGGAGTGAGTGTGGGCGACACCGTCACGATGGGCGTTCGCCCGGAAGACGTCCACCTGTCGGGCGAGGCCGACGCGCTGGCCGACCCGACCGACGGGATCGACGCCCGGACCGACGTGATCGAGCCGATGGGCGACGAGATCTTCGTCTACCTCCTGCTCGCCGAGGACGTCACGGGGACCATGGCCGGGGACGCCACGTCCTCGCCGGATCAGTTGCTGATGAGCGTCACCCCCGACACCGAACTGGCGGCGGACCAGTCGGTCGACGTAGTGCTCGACCGGTCACAGATCCACCTGTTCGACGCCGCGTCCGGCGACGCGCTTGTCCACGGCCTCACCGAGTTCGATTCGGGGGGCGGCGATACGGGCCGGGCGGGAACGCAGGCTGACAGCTGA
- a CDS encoding tail fiber domain-containing protein: MPDADIILEKDWTNVIRDLRLGTEDGALADLRMYNQDGDDVIHLSAVQRPGFDASITAVGEAGLLTLGGAGTAGVLRFLDPDGDEAIEIHAGPKISLSSDQGNTTLSGKLVSTNLITADRVSSGEMAATRGRIRDLDVGGEDGSEDPQPGTVTVHDDQNEVTVEVDGQTGSIRHQGNISALSDARVKHGVEPLDGALETVTQLRGVRYEWDDDIDADLSLDDDSHVGFLAQDVERVFPEAVDEDGKGWMGTVDDAFTPILVEAIKEQQAMLAEQSETIAAQAETIESHEETIESHAETVDAQAERVEAQRETLAAQSRTLDAQADRIETLESRLEALERAVETDAS; this comes from the coding sequence ATGCCAGACGCTGACATCATCCTCGAGAAAGACTGGACGAACGTGATCAGAGATCTCCGACTGGGGACCGAAGACGGTGCGTTAGCCGACCTCAGAATGTACAATCAGGACGGCGACGACGTTATTCACCTATCGGCGGTGCAACGCCCCGGGTTCGACGCGAGCATCACCGCAGTGGGCGAGGCTGGGTTGTTGACTCTCGGCGGCGCGGGCACGGCCGGCGTGTTGCGGTTCCTCGATCCGGACGGAGACGAAGCGATCGAAATACACGCGGGGCCCAAGATCAGCCTCTCGTCGGACCAGGGGAACACCACGCTTTCCGGGAAGTTGGTCAGCACGAACCTGATTACTGCCGATCGGGTGTCCTCGGGAGAGATGGCGGCGACGAGGGGTCGAATCCGGGACCTCGATGTCGGTGGCGAAGACGGGTCCGAGGACCCACAGCCCGGCACGGTGACAGTACACGACGATCAAAATGAAGTGACGGTTGAGGTAGACGGCCAGACTGGGTCGATTCGACACCAGGGCAACATCTCGGCGCTGTCGGACGCCCGCGTCAAGCACGGGGTCGAACCGCTCGATGGAGCACTCGAGACAGTCACGCAACTACGAGGCGTCCGCTACGAGTGGGACGACGACATCGACGCGGACCTGTCACTCGACGACGACAGTCACGTGGGCTTTCTCGCACAGGACGTCGAACGGGTGTTCCCCGAAGCGGTCGACGAGGACGGCAAGGGTTGGATGGGAACCGTGGACGACGCCTTCACACCGATTCTCGTTGAGGCGATCAAAGAGCAGCAAGCGATGCTCGCCGAGCAGTCAGAAACGATCGCGGCCCAGGCCGAGACGATCGAATCACACGAAGAAACCATCGAATCGCACGCCGAAACCGTCGATGCACAGGCGGAGAGGGTCGAAGCGCAACGAGAGACGCTTGCGGCGCAGTCCCGGACGCTCGACGCTCAGGCGGATCGGATCGAGACGCTCGAATCCCGGCTCGAAGCGCTCGAGCGGGCGGTCGAGACGGATGCGTCGTAA
- a CDS encoding bacteriorhodopsin gives MFHSTLSAQPAPAAAVGATTQRTLFEYVHDDALLSLSFVLNIALAGLTILAIVFLARGLSDPRARLITVSVLLISVVSISSYTGLTSGLTLSIVEMPPGHPAAGRTTAGEAGVLIMWGRYLTWTFSTPFILIALGLIAGSDWTKILTSVALTIAMCLTGLAAALTTSALFLRWWWYALSSTFFLVIVYIILVEWSAEADLTGTADIFDTLKLLTVVGWFGYPVLWALGVEGFAVLDVVVTSWGYSALDVITKYVVTMLIMLYLADEPSAITGGPEWGQSTRDSVVTDD, from the coding sequence ATGTTCCACTCGACGCTTTCGGCACAACCGGCCCCAGCCGCCGCCGTCGGCGCGACGACCCAACGGACGCTCTTCGAATACGTCCACGACGACGCCCTGCTGTCGCTATCGTTCGTCCTGAACATCGCTCTCGCGGGGCTGACGATTCTCGCGATCGTCTTCCTCGCTCGTGGCCTGTCAGATCCCCGGGCCAGGTTGATCACCGTCTCGGTCCTGCTCATCTCCGTCGTGTCGATTTCGAGCTACACGGGGCTAACGTCGGGACTGACGCTGAGCATCGTCGAGATGCCGCCCGGCCATCCGGCCGCCGGCCGGACGACGGCCGGCGAAGCCGGCGTGTTGATCATGTGGGGGCGCTATCTAACGTGGACGTTCTCAACCCCGTTCATTCTGATCGCGCTCGGGTTGATCGCGGGGTCGGACTGGACGAAGATTCTGACGTCGGTCGCGCTGACGATCGCCATGTGTCTCACCGGCCTCGCCGCTGCGCTTACGACCTCCGCGCTGTTCCTTCGCTGGTGGTGGTACGCGCTGAGTTCGACGTTCTTCCTGGTGATCGTCTACATCATTCTGGTCGAGTGGTCGGCAGAGGCCGACCTGACCGGCACCGCGGACATCTTCGATACGTTGAAACTCCTCACCGTCGTCGGCTGGTTCGGCTATCCGGTCCTGTGGGCGCTCGGCGTTGAAGGGTTCGCCGTCCTCGACGTCGTGGTCACCTCCTGGGGGTATAGCGCCCTCGACGTGATTACCAAATACGTCGTGACGATGCTGATCATGTTGTACCTGGCGGACGAACCGAGCGCGATCACTGGTGGTCCCGAATGGGGCCAGAGTACACGTGACAGCGTGGTGACCGACGACTGA
- the heR gene encoding heliorhodopsin HeR — protein sequence MSSSTASPSESTDASPESESSTPLRAQPRYRRLRRWNAVMAVLHFVQGALMVVFAESIQWPITRTRYEFDVATESLAPTTVQLVEVPLPLLVAGFLFLSAIAHTIVATVRYDAYVRYLERGTNPYRWYEYALSASLMIVVIGMLAGIWDLGTLVALFGLVAVMNLCGLVMERHNELTDRPDWTAFNVGVVAGAVPWVVIAIVLVGSVVAGDGDVPDFVIYIYVSIFVFFNLFAINMILQYRETWRWRRYLFGERVYILLSLVAKSALAWQVYVGTLTSPI from the coding sequence ATGTCCTCGTCTACAGCCTCGCCATCCGAATCGACGGACGCTTCGCCGGAATCGGAGTCGTCGACGCCGCTCCGGGCCCAGCCCCGGTACCGCCGTCTCCGGCGCTGGAACGCCGTGATGGCCGTCCTGCACTTCGTACAGGGCGCACTGATGGTCGTCTTTGCCGAATCGATCCAGTGGCCGATCACCCGGACCCGCTACGAGTTCGACGTCGCGACGGAGTCCCTCGCGCCGACGACGGTGCAGTTGGTCGAAGTCCCGCTCCCGCTGCTCGTCGCCGGCTTTCTCTTCCTCTCGGCGATCGCGCACACGATCGTCGCCACGGTTCGCTACGACGCGTACGTCCGCTACCTGGAACGAGGGACGAACCCCTACCGGTGGTACGAGTACGCGCTCAGCGCATCGCTGATGATCGTCGTCATCGGGATGCTCGCCGGTATCTGGGATCTAGGGACCCTGGTCGCCCTGTTCGGCCTCGTCGCCGTGATGAACCTCTGCGGGCTGGTGATGGAACGGCACAACGAACTGACCGACCGACCCGACTGGACGGCGTTCAACGTCGGTGTGGTTGCCGGCGCGGTCCCGTGGGTGGTCATCGCGATCGTCCTCGTCGGCTCCGTCGTCGCCGGCGACGGCGACGTTCCGGACTTCGTCATCTACATCTACGTCTCCATTTTCGTGTTCTTCAACCTCTTCGCCATCAACATGATCCTGCAGTACCGGGAGACATGGCGCTGGCGGCGATACCTCTTCGGCGAGCGGGTCTACATCCTCCTGAGTCTCGTCGCGAAGTCGGCGCTGGCCTGGCAGGTCTACGTCGGGACGCTGACCTCGCCGATCTGA
- a CDS encoding FAD-binding protein encodes MGISFRDITPGSGSVSMRDSATAYNLPGVPVTFRELITPQYQSHAEDRRQAWTNWVGDHADYDGNRIRHTPTTKEEVVGAVVSMAEDGGEIRAVGSGHSHSNAPAPKYHFIDLNPGFNSGDVEFTTPKGLNDVLDHGGWLRDDLDRSERRHLKRVEAGILLRRLNRYVLHENGLGLKNMGSFDGQTLAGAVNTSTHGTGIDLKAVSDAVRSVEIAVVPESASGDPVVRLYRIEPDEEDAITDREKFEADTGDHRMELIQNDDIFHSVVVGYGCMGVVYGYTLEVRDDYWLREESDLVDWSTLKDQLGRTASSVEQFAGQSRHTQILLNTAAVQSEPKNTIDYHEVDQDPLCLVRRHGYLGQPGYIPPTTHDGRWPPERKGTGGQDALRSLLNKPHPLKPNRDRAMQVHRRFFHPEAEKKPFVGDRTDSAWYVALRRLPDEGDGGNEYYEPEAPLPTPTTEVAVPLENLVDAVDAVLEKVVEIEQERPIPGKNADGEGLNVYFPVPIGIRFTAGTDHFLSPEFDRKSAMIELPMPVNDGKTKAALSPNIPSLTKEELREYVVEPALNQIERLLVTEFDGRPHMGKHNAMRSSELDTKYPYFDASGTTGPDEPDLGWYQLYEHFNAFGTFDNKFTDQLNLDGFTPDEPTPRDPIGAYNPPKPAGPPENSGGSESGDASAGDGTPGFGALAGAAGVGAAAWWLNERATGGAGPSDERDETDDEQHAMVDPEERE; translated from the coding sequence GTGGGAATCTCATTCCGAGACATTACCCCAGGTAGTGGCTCCGTCTCCATGCGGGACAGCGCAACGGCGTACAACCTGCCCGGCGTGCCCGTTACGTTCCGGGAACTGATCACGCCGCAGTATCAGTCCCACGCCGAGGATCGGAGGCAGGCCTGGACGAACTGGGTCGGTGATCACGCTGACTACGACGGCAACCGGATCAGACACACCCCGACGACCAAAGAGGAGGTCGTCGGTGCGGTGGTGAGTATGGCCGAGGACGGCGGCGAAATCCGTGCCGTCGGATCCGGACACTCCCACTCGAACGCCCCGGCACCGAAGTATCACTTTATCGACCTCAACCCGGGGTTCAATTCGGGGGACGTCGAATTCACGACGCCGAAGGGACTCAACGACGTCCTCGATCACGGCGGATGGCTGCGCGACGACCTGGATCGATCCGAGCGACGCCACCTCAAGCGGGTCGAGGCAGGTATCCTCTTGCGTCGGCTCAACCGGTACGTCCTGCACGAGAACGGCCTGGGGTTGAAGAACATGGGCTCGTTCGACGGCCAGACTCTCGCTGGCGCAGTCAACACCTCCACGCACGGGACCGGCATCGATCTCAAGGCCGTTTCTGACGCTGTTCGCTCCGTCGAAATCGCGGTCGTCCCCGAGTCGGCAAGCGGTGATCCAGTCGTCCGTCTGTACCGGATCGAACCGGACGAGGAGGACGCGATCACGGACCGGGAGAAGTTCGAGGCGGACACCGGCGATCATCGGATGGAACTCATCCAGAACGACGACATCTTCCACTCGGTGGTGGTCGGATACGGCTGTATGGGCGTCGTGTACGGCTATACGCTAGAGGTTCGGGACGACTACTGGCTCCGCGAGGAGTCGGACCTCGTCGACTGGAGCACGCTGAAAGACCAGTTGGGACGGACTGCGTCGAGCGTCGAGCAGTTCGCCGGGCAGAGCCGACACACGCAGATCCTGTTAAATACGGCTGCGGTCCAGTCAGAGCCGAAGAATACGATCGACTACCACGAGGTCGATCAAGACCCGCTCTGTCTGGTGCGTCGACACGGCTACCTCGGCCAACCAGGGTACATCCCGCCAACCACTCACGACGGTCGGTGGCCGCCGGAACGGAAGGGGACGGGCGGGCAGGACGCCCTCAGAAGTCTCCTGAACAAGCCCCACCCGCTCAAGCCGAACAGGGACCGGGCGATGCAGGTCCACCGACGGTTCTTCCATCCCGAAGCCGAGAAGAAACCGTTCGTGGGCGACCGTACGGATTCAGCGTGGTACGTGGCGCTCCGGCGACTCCCCGACGAGGGCGACGGCGGGAACGAGTACTACGAGCCGGAAGCACCCCTCCCGACGCCCACGACGGAAGTGGCCGTCCCGCTCGAGAATCTGGTCGACGCGGTCGATGCGGTCCTCGAGAAAGTCGTCGAGATCGAACAGGAGCGACCGATCCCCGGCAAGAACGCCGACGGTGAAGGCCTGAACGTCTACTTCCCGGTCCCGATCGGGATCCGGTTCACCGCGGGGACCGACCACTTCCTCTCGCCGGAGTTCGACCGGAAGTCGGCGATGATCGAACTGCCGATGCCTGTCAACGACGGCAAGACGAAAGCGGCACTCTCGCCGAATATTCCGTCACTGACCAAGGAGGAACTGCGAGAGTACGTCGTGGAACCAGCGCTCAACCAGATAGAACGACTCCTCGTCACCGAGTTCGACGGCCGCCCGCACATGGGCAAACACAACGCGATGCGATCCAGTGAGCTCGACACGAAGTACCCCTACTTCGACGCGTCGGGGACGACGGGACCAGACGAACCCGATCTCGGCTGGTACCAGCTGTACGAACACTTCAACGCGTTCGGAACGTTCGACAACAAGTTCACCGACCAACTCAACCTCGATGGCTTCACCCCCGACGAACCGACCCCGCGGGATCCAATCGGGGCGTACAATCCGCCCAAGCCGGCCGGTCCGCCCGAAAACAGTGGTGGGTCGGAAAGCGGGGACGCGTCTGCCGGGGACGGAACCCCCGGATTCGGGGCGCTGGCCGGCGCTGCGGGAGTCGGAGCGGCGGCGTGGTGGCTCAACGAGCGAGCGACCGGCGGTGCGGGACCGAGTGACGAACGAGACGAGACGGACGACGAACAGCACGCGATGGTCGATCCGGAGGAGCGCGAATGA
- a CDS encoding ABC transporter permease, with amino-acid sequence MSTPTAESTNAREPPRTTNTFAGDVWVNFKRWNRKAVRNPFVLVVSLAQPVIFLVLFTEVFGNVAGDAVSRGLPGVTYTTFLVPAIAIQVALASAVTSGIGLVNDIENGMFEKVLVSPMNRTAVFVGKTAAEVVRIAVQITIILGLGVALGAEITTGIAGAVGIIAVGVVFSLWFVAFSNSLAVLTRDQESTIIGANLLQFPLLFLSSAFLPLSTLPTWIQAFARLNPVTYGVDATRAIMLDEDVMTVLDVTAFGGALDTILPAVAVLVGIAVFLGGIAVYLLSRATSSDVR; translated from the coding sequence ATGAGCACCCCGACCGCGGAGTCGACGAACGCTCGAGAGCCCCCGCGGACGACGAACACGTTTGCGGGGGACGTCTGGGTCAACTTCAAGCGCTGGAACCGCAAGGCCGTCCGGAACCCGTTCGTGCTCGTCGTCTCGCTGGCCCAGCCCGTGATCTTCCTCGTCCTGTTCACGGAGGTGTTCGGCAACGTCGCCGGCGACGCCGTCAGCCGGGGGCTTCCGGGCGTCACCTACACCACGTTCCTCGTCCCGGCGATCGCGATCCAGGTCGCCCTCGCGTCGGCGGTCACCTCCGGGATTGGCCTGGTCAACGACATCGAGAACGGCATGTTCGAGAAGGTGCTCGTCTCGCCGATGAACCGGACGGCCGTCTTCGTCGGCAAGACCGCCGCCGAGGTGGTTCGCATCGCCGTTCAGATCACGATCATCCTCGGACTGGGCGTGGCCCTCGGTGCGGAGATCACGACGGGTATCGCGGGTGCCGTCGGGATCATCGCCGTCGGGGTCGTCTTCTCGCTGTGGTTCGTCGCGTTCTCGAACTCGCTCGCAGTCCTGACGCGGGATCAGGAGTCGACGATCATCGGCGCGAACCTGTTGCAGTTCCCGCTGTTGTTCCTCTCCAGCGCGTTCCTCCCGCTATCGACGTTACCGACCTGGATCCAGGCCTTCGCCCGCCTCAACCCGGTCACCTACGGCGTCGACGCGACGCGCGCGATCATGCTCGACGAGGACGTGATGACCGTCCTCGACGTCACTGCGTTCGGCGGCGCGCTCGACACGATCCTCCCCGCCGTCGCGGTGCTCGTCGGCATCGCCGTCTTCCTGGGCGGGATCGCGGTCTACCTGCTCTCGCGGGCGACGAGTTCCGACGTCAGATGA
- a CDS encoding ABC transporter ATP-binding protein, with amino-acid sequence MSNDRSAARESANGHSRNQTENRAEQPEQTAIDIEGLEVTYGDGTEAVRGVDLTVGRGEFFGFLGPNGAGKTTAIKVFATLLSPTAGQVRVNGFDAREESRKIRESIGYMAQETSIDPELTAEENVRFACEAYGVARGERDERTAELLELVGLESVADKRSEGFSGGMKKRLDAATALVHRPPLVFLDEPTTGLDPSARNRLWEYFERINERGTTIFLTTQYLEEADQLCERLAVILDGEIVADGSPADLKRAVGGDVLDIDVGGGADARSRAGAIARDFDAFDDASVETTEEGISVTAETARELGTDLLVALRDAGLTVTGFNVRAPTLDDVFLAITGERVATDAAGDGDGAQ; translated from the coding sequence ATGTCGAACGATCGGAGCGCGGCGAGGGAAAGCGCCAACGGGCACTCCCGCAACCAAACAGAAAACAGGGCAGAACAGCCCGAACAAACCGCGATCGATATCGAGGGCCTCGAAGTGACCTACGGCGACGGAACGGAGGCGGTACGGGGCGTCGACCTGACTGTCGGCCGCGGTGAGTTCTTCGGATTCCTCGGCCCGAACGGGGCGGGCAAGACGACGGCGATCAAAGTCTTCGCGACGCTGCTCTCGCCGACCGCCGGGCAGGTTCGCGTGAACGGGTTCGACGCCCGCGAGGAGTCGCGGAAGATCCGCGAGTCGATCGGCTACATGGCCCAGGAGACGAGCATCGATCCCGAGCTCACCGCGGAGGAGAACGTGCGATTCGCGTGCGAAGCCTACGGCGTGGCCCGTGGCGAGCGCGACGAGCGAACGGCCGAGTTGCTCGAACTCGTCGGCCTCGAATCGGTCGCCGACAAGCGTTCCGAGGGATTTTCCGGCGGGATGAAAAAGCGCCTCGACGCCGCGACGGCGCTGGTCCACCGGCCGCCGCTGGTCTTTCTCGACGAACCCACGACCGGCCTCGATCCGTCGGCGCGGAATCGGCTGTGGGAGTACTTCGAGCGGATCAACGAGCGCGGGACCACGATCTTCCTGACCACGCAGTACTTAGAAGAGGCCGACCAGCTCTGCGAGCGCCTGGCGGTGATCCTGGACGGCGAGATCGTCGCCGACGGATCGCCGGCGGACCTGAAGCGGGCGGTCGGCGGCGACGTGCTCGACATCGACGTCGGGGGCGGCGCCGACGCCCGCAGCCGCGCCGGGGCTATCGCCCGGGACTTCGACGCGTTCGACGACGCGAGCGTCGAGACGACCGAGGAGGGGATCAGCGTCACCGCGGAAACGGCTCGCGAGTTGGGGACGGATCTGCTCGTCGCGCTGCGGGACGCGGGGCTGACCGTCACCGGATTCAACGTCCGCGCGCCGACGCTGGACGACGTGTTCCTCGCGATCACCGGCGAACGGGTCGCCACCGACGCGGCGGGCGACGGGGATGGCGCGCAATGA